From a region of the Balaenoptera acutorostrata chromosome 14, mBalAcu1.1, whole genome shotgun sequence genome:
- the CCDC28A gene encoding coiled-coil domain-containing protein 28A isoform X1 gives MEERKVKRRSPKSFSAHSTQVVNAKKNAIPVSKSTGFSNPASQSTSQRPKLKRVMKEKTKPQGGEGKGAQSSPIQHSFLTDVSDVQEMERGLLSLLNDFHSGKLQAFGNECSIEQMEHVRGMQEKLARLNLELYGELEELPEDKRKAASDANLDRLLSDLEELNSSMYPLLNINSEKFTDYNFW, from the exons ATGGAGGAGCGCAAAGTGAAGAGGAGGAGTCCTAAGTCTTTTAGTGCCCACTCTACTCAGGTTGTTAATGCCAAAAAAAATGCCATTCCAGTTAGTAAAAGCACGGGGTTTTCAAATCCTGCATCACAGTCAACTTCACAGCGACCAAAGTTAAAAAG AGTGATGAAGGAAAAGACCAAACCTCAGGGTGGAGAAGGCAAAGGCGCTCAGTCAAGCCCGATCCAGCACTCCTTCCTCACCGATGTCTCTGATGTCCAGGAGATGGAGAGGGGGCTCCTCAGCCTTTTGAATGACTTCCACTCTGGAAAACTCCAAGCATTCG GAAATGAATGTTCCATTGAACAGATGGAACATGTTCGGGGAATGCAGGAGAAATTAGCTCGCTTGAATTTGGAGCTCTATGGGGAGTTAGAGGAACTTCCTGAGGATAAGAGAAAAGCAGCCAGTGACGCCAATCTGGATAGGCTTCTGTCTGAT CTAGAAGAATTGAATTCTTCCATGTATCCTTTGCTTAACATCAACAGTGAAAAGTTCACAGATTATAATTTTTGGTGA
- the CCDC28A gene encoding coiled-coil domain-containing protein 28A isoform X2: MEERKVKRRSPKSFSAHSTQVVNAKKNAIPVSKSTGFSNPASQSTSQRPKLKRVMKEKTKPQGGEGKGAQSSPIQHSFLTDVSDVQEMERGLLSLLNDFHSGKLQAFGNECSIEQMEHVRGMQEKLARLNLELYGELEELPEDKRKAASDANLDRLLSDLEELNSSMYPLLNINSEKQKLHLADAQDVPNTSAG; this comes from the exons ATGGAGGAGCGCAAAGTGAAGAGGAGGAGTCCTAAGTCTTTTAGTGCCCACTCTACTCAGGTTGTTAATGCCAAAAAAAATGCCATTCCAGTTAGTAAAAGCACGGGGTTTTCAAATCCTGCATCACAGTCAACTTCACAGCGACCAAAGTTAAAAAG AGTGATGAAGGAAAAGACCAAACCTCAGGGTGGAGAAGGCAAAGGCGCTCAGTCAAGCCCGATCCAGCACTCCTTCCTCACCGATGTCTCTGATGTCCAGGAGATGGAGAGGGGGCTCCTCAGCCTTTTGAATGACTTCCACTCTGGAAAACTCCAAGCATTCG GAAATGAATGTTCCATTGAACAGATGGAACATGTTCGGGGAATGCAGGAGAAATTAGCTCGCTTGAATTTGGAGCTCTATGGGGAGTTAGAGGAACTTCCTGAGGATAAGAGAAAAGCAGCCAGTGACGCCAATCTGGATAGGCTTCTGTCTGAT CTAGAAGAATTGAATTCTTCCATGTATCCTTTGCTTAACATCAACAGTGAAAA ACAGAAACTCCATTTGGCAGATGCACAAGATGTTCCAAATACTTCTGCCGGCTAA